One region of Cyanobium sp. M30B3 genomic DNA includes:
- a CDS encoding glycoside hydrolase family 104 protein: MLLAKTTAALKAVACLGVVAGPLLDPSLMRSARAADVRAGHLQVATAAYPPSSYRQAVRTINLPPASRRVYAITPERRALLNTIRYAEGTWANGQDVGYRIMFGGSLIDSLDRHPNRVNRTPGYASAAAGAYQFMPPTWAMVSRSLGFPLQGPNAFGPEVQDQAAIYLVQRRGALHLADQGLFSPELAHRLAPEWASFPTMAGRSFYGQPVKRYDELRRFYEWNLANLRAQQASQMVAMQPVQPPEPPKAECVPAGSLRCQLEALESIGPRSPRS, encoded by the coding sequence TTGTTGCTCGCCAAAACAACAGCTGCTCTCAAGGCCGTTGCCTGCCTGGGTGTCGTCGCCGGCCCCCTGCTCGACCCTTCCCTGATGCGATCGGCCCGGGCCGCTGACGTGCGGGCCGGCCATCTTCAGGTGGCCACCGCTGCCTACCCCCCCTCCAGCTACCGCCAGGCGGTGCGCACCATCAACCTGCCGCCGGCCTCTCGCCGGGTGTACGCCATCACCCCTGAGCGCCGCGCCCTGCTCAACACCATCCGCTACGCCGAGGGCACCTGGGCCAACGGCCAGGACGTGGGCTACCGGATCATGTTCGGCGGCAGCCTGATCGACTCCCTCGACCGCCACCCCAACCGGGTGAACCGCACCCCCGGCTACGCCAGTGCCGCCGCCGGTGCCTACCAGTTCATGCCCCCCACCTGGGCGATGGTGAGCCGCTCCCTCGGCTTCCCCCTGCAGGGACCCAACGCCTTCGGTCCTGAGGTGCAGGACCAGGCCGCCATCTACCTCGTGCAGCGCCGCGGTGCCCTGCACCTGGCTGATCAGGGCCTGTTCTCCCCCGAGCTCGCCCACCGCCTCGCGCCGGAGTGGGCCTCCTTCCCCACCATGGCCGGCCGCAGCTTCTACGGCCAGCCGGTGAAGCGCTACGACGAGCTGCGTCGCTTCTACGAGTGGAACCTGGCCAATCTGCGCGCCCAGCAGGCGAGCCAGATGGTGGCCATGCAACCTGTTCAGCCGCCCGAGCCCCCCAAGGCCGAGTGCGTGCCGGCTGGCTCGCTGCGCTGCCAGCTGGAGGCTCTCGAGTCCATCGGTCCCCGGAGCCCCCGCAGCTGA
- a CDS encoding TPM domain-containing protein: MLKRWLAAALLTLVCLLQGVAPASAADNPELLPDHPTPVIDLARSFSDAQRTNLENQLSQVEADTGWKLRVLTQYERTPGLAVRDFWNLDERSLLLVADPRGGNLLNFNVGDALFALMPRTYWVELQTRYGNQFYVRDHGEDGAILDALAAVETCLERGGCQVVPGLPTEQWVLTLATSILGGLIVGFVAYPRQPGKTVEWAWVLLLSPLWVILFGVFGVAPIVTRTSDVLPLARNALGFAGAIAAGYVLAQTVLGRDRLKGGGEGEG; the protein is encoded by the coding sequence ATGCTGAAGCGGTGGCTGGCCGCCGCCCTGCTCACCCTGGTGTGCCTGCTGCAGGGGGTGGCCCCGGCCAGCGCCGCCGACAACCCGGAGCTGCTGCCCGACCACCCCACCCCGGTGATCGACCTGGCCCGCTCCTTCAGCGATGCCCAGCGCACCAACCTGGAGAACCAGCTCAGCCAGGTGGAGGCCGATACCGGCTGGAAACTGCGGGTGCTCACCCAGTACGAGCGCACCCCGGGCCTGGCGGTGCGCGACTTCTGGAACCTCGATGAGCGCAGCCTGCTGCTGGTGGCCGATCCCCGCGGCGGCAACCTGCTCAACTTCAACGTGGGCGATGCCCTGTTCGCCCTGATGCCGCGCACCTACTGGGTGGAGCTGCAGACCCGCTACGGCAACCAGTTCTATGTGCGCGACCACGGCGAGGACGGCGCGATCCTCGATGCCCTGGCTGCGGTGGAGACCTGCCTGGAGCGGGGCGGCTGCCAGGTGGTGCCCGGGCTGCCCACCGAGCAGTGGGTGCTCACCCTGGCCACCTCGATCCTGGGGGGCCTGATCGTGGGCTTTGTGGCCTATCCGCGCCAGCCCGGCAAAACGGTGGAATGGGCCTGGGTGCTGCTGCTCTCACCCCTGTGGGTGATTCTGTTCGGGGTGTTCGGCGTGGCGCCGATCGTGACCCGCACCAGCGACGTGCTGCCGCTGGCCCGCAATGCCCTGGGCTTTGCCGGGGCAATCGCGGCCGGCTATGTGCTGGCCCAGACGGTGCTGGGCCGGGACCGGCTCAAGGGCGGCGGTGAAGGGGAGGGCTGA
- a CDS encoding SAM-dependent methyltransferase, translated as MDWALHDPGHGAYGSGRLRIGPRGDFATAPSLGPDFADLLAGQLADWLQLLAHRQPPHQALALVEAGPGEGSLAADLAAALASGWPELAARTELVLVEPNGGMAARQRQRLAGCPLPCRWASFAELAQAPLRGVLLAHEVLDALAVERIVWDGALWRRQHVALHGGEPAGPSLRLQPGEPLEPGAGEALQALGLLPPSPQRPPGWATELHPGLEPWLRQAAAALSVGALLVVDYALEAWRYYAPQRSNGTLMAYQAQQACADPLQDPGAADLTAHLCIDSLERAAAATGWQGLGGCRQGEALLALGLAQRLHGLQGDPGGLARLLPRREALLRLVDPHALGDFRWLAYGRGEALPPPRFLQEPGRPNG; from the coding sequence ATGGACTGGGCGCTGCATGACCCCGGGCACGGCGCCTACGGCAGTGGCCGCCTGCGCATCGGCCCCCGCGGCGACTTCGCCACGGCCCCCTCCCTGGGCCCGGACTTCGCCGACCTGCTGGCCGGGCAGCTGGCCGACTGGCTGCAGCTGCTCGCCCACCGCCAGCCCCCCCACCAGGCCCTGGCCCTGGTGGAGGCCGGGCCCGGAGAGGGCTCGCTGGCGGCCGACCTGGCGGCGGCCCTGGCGTCCGGCTGGCCCGAGCTGGCCGCCCGCACCGAGCTGGTGCTCGTGGAGCCCAACGGCGGCATGGCGGCCCGCCAGCGCCAGCGGCTGGCCGGCTGCCCCCTGCCCTGCCGCTGGGCCAGCTTCGCCGAGCTGGCCCAGGCGCCGCTGCGGGGGGTGCTGCTGGCCCACGAGGTGCTCGACGCCCTGGCGGTGGAGCGCATCGTCTGGGACGGGGCCCTCTGGCGCCGCCAGCATGTGGCGCTGCACGGGGGTGAGCCAGCCGGGCCCTCGCTGCGGCTGCAGCCCGGCGAGCCCCTGGAGCCCGGCGCAGGCGAAGCCCTGCAAGCCCTCGGCCTGCTGCCCCCCTCCCCCCAGCGCCCGCCCGGCTGGGCCACGGAACTCCACCCCGGCCTGGAGCCCTGGCTGCGCCAGGCCGCCGCTGCCCTTTCGGTCGGCGCCCTGCTGGTGGTGGACTACGCCCTGGAGGCCTGGCGGTACTACGCCCCCCAGCGCTCGAACGGCACCCTGATGGCCTATCAGGCCCAGCAGGCCTGCGCCGATCCCCTCCAGGATCCCGGCGCGGCCGATCTCACCGCCCACCTCTGCATCGACAGTCTGGAGCGGGCCGCCGCTGCCACGGGCTGGCAGGGGTTGGGCGGTTGCCGCCAGGGGGAGGCCCTGCTGGCCCTCGGCCTGGCCCAGCGCCTGCATGGGCTGCAAGGCGATCCCGGCGGCCTGGCCCGGCTGCTGCCCCGGCGTGAGGCCCTGCTGCGCCTGGTGGACCCCCATGCTCTCGGGGATTTCCGCTGGCTGGCCTACGGCCGGGGTGAGGCGTTGCCGCCCCCGCGTTTCCTGCAGGAGCCCGGCCGCCCCAACGGCTGA
- a CDS encoding cation:proton antiporter subunit C: MPEPFRLLEALMLITVLAGFAGLLARRNLFLRALAMDVIGTGVVALFVLVAARPGLRTPILGPSELALAVRPEQSWADPIPQAVILTAIVIGLSIQALLLVVLSRLSRLDPLLDTASFEQLAAAVREPRP; this comes from the coding sequence ATGCCTGAACCCTTCCGGTTGCTGGAGGCCCTGATGCTGATCACCGTGCTCGCGGGCTTCGCCGGCCTCCTGGCCCGCCGCAACCTCTTCCTGCGCGCCCTGGCCATGGACGTGATCGGCACCGGTGTCGTGGCCCTGTTCGTGCTGGTGGCCGCCCGTCCTGGCCTGCGCACGCCGATCCTGGGCCCCTCCGAGCTCGCCCTGGCCGTGCGGCCGGAGCAGAGCTGGGCCGATCCCATCCCCCAGGCCGTGATCCTCACGGCGATCGTGATCGGCCTCTCGATCCAGGCGCTGCTGCTGGTGGTGCTCTCCCGCCTCTCCCGCCTCGATCCCCTGCTCGACACGGCCAGCTTCGAGCAGCTGGCGGCTGCCGTGCGGGAGCCTCGGCCGTGA
- a CDS encoding proton-conducting membrane transporter, protein MSPSPLHNLLITWLLFPFAAAFVAALLPSLGRWLALLAGLSTLAVGGWAWGGASLDLNLIGELGVQLQVDQLAAPFLLLNGLVVLAVLLDRWRHLPPGPFLVLLPVLLGGLNSAFLAIDLVSLYVALEVVGITAFLLILQKRDALQLWIALRYLLISNSVMTLYLLGVALLYLQVGSFRLTGLAEVPAGGRGLAVILALVLVGLLTKSGLFLSGLWLPRTHAEAPAEVSALLSGVVVAGGLCPLLRLNAQLPGLQPLLAWVGLASALLGLAYALLESDLKRLLAWSTLSQLGLVLLNPMVGGVYALAHGLAKAALFLVSGHVPSRRLADWARQPLPPALALPLLLASLSIAGAPLLLGFWSKQALFTPPLGGFPGLPNALASWLLPGLGVGTASVYARLCWLQLGRGGGLQAPGAVLLAGLLLRWPA, encoded by the coding sequence GTGAGTCCGTCCCCGCTGCACAACCTGCTGATCACCTGGCTGCTGTTTCCCTTTGCCGCAGCCTTCGTCGCTGCCCTGCTGCCCTCCCTGGGCCGCTGGCTGGCCCTGCTGGCGGGCCTCAGCACCCTGGCGGTGGGTGGCTGGGCCTGGGGCGGCGCCAGCCTTGACCTCAACCTGATCGGCGAGCTGGGCGTGCAGCTGCAGGTGGACCAGCTGGCCGCCCCCTTCCTGCTGCTCAACGGCCTGGTGGTGCTGGCCGTGTTGCTTGACCGCTGGCGGCACCTGCCGCCGGGCCCCTTCCTGGTGTTGCTGCCGGTGTTGCTGGGGGGGCTCAATTCAGCCTTCCTGGCCATCGACCTGGTGAGCCTCTACGTGGCCCTGGAGGTGGTGGGCATCACCGCCTTCCTGCTGATCCTGCAGAAGCGGGATGCCCTCCAGCTCTGGATCGCCCTGCGCTACCTGCTGATCAGCAACAGCGTGATGACGCTCTACCTGCTGGGCGTGGCGTTGCTCTATCTGCAGGTGGGCAGCTTCCGGCTCACCGGCCTGGCCGAGGTGCCCGCCGGCGGGCGGGGACTTGCCGTGATCCTGGCCCTGGTGCTGGTGGGTCTGCTCACCAAGTCCGGCCTGTTCCTCTCCGGCCTGTGGCTGCCCCGCACCCACGCCGAGGCGCCGGCGGAGGTGTCGGCCCTGCTCTCCGGGGTGGTGGTGGCCGGCGGCCTCTGTCCCCTGCTGCGCCTCAATGCCCAGCTGCCGGGGCTGCAGCCGCTGCTGGCCTGGGTGGGCCTGGCCAGTGCGCTGCTGGGCCTGGCGTATGCCCTGCTGGAGAGTGACCTCAAGCGCCTGCTGGCCTGGAGCACCCTCTCCCAGCTGGGGCTGGTGCTGCTCAACCCGATGGTGGGCGGCGTCTACGCCCTGGCCCATGGCCTGGCCAAGGCTGCGCTGTTTCTGGTGTCCGGCCATGTGCCCAGCCGCCGGCTGGCGGACTGGGCGCGCCAGCCCCTGCCACCGGCCCTGGCCCTTCCCCTGCTGCTGGCTTCCCTGTCGATCGCCGGCGCTCCGCTGCTGCTGGGTTTCTGGAGCAAGCAGGCCCTGTTCACGCCGCCGCTCGGCGGCTTTCCCGGGTTGCCGAATGCCCTGGCCAGCTGGCTGCTGCCCGGGCTGGGCGTGGGTACGGCGTCGGTCTACGCCCGCCTCTGCTGGCTGCAGCTCGGGCGCGGCGGGGGGCTGCAGGCCCCGGGCGCCGTTCTCCTGGCCGGCCTGCTGCTGCGCTGGCCGGCCTGA
- a CDS encoding Na+/H+ antiporter subunit E: protein MAGLIVIALRLLIWLLLSADLEAANVAIGLAVAMALPLPRRHRQPPLSELGRALLASLRAIPQAYIEAVQLLWRRPGREREERLPVEYQAARPVAALVFLDVFRITLTPLTIALGLDPSGRLYRVHRLEQQRAHGPQEGR, encoded by the coding sequence ATGGCGGGGTTGATCGTGATCGCCCTGCGGCTGCTGATCTGGCTGCTGCTCAGCGCCGATCTGGAGGCCGCCAACGTGGCCATCGGCCTGGCGGTGGCCATGGCCCTGCCCCTGCCGCGCCGGCATCGCCAGCCGCCCCTCTCCGAGCTGGGTCGCGCCCTGCTGGCCAGCCTGCGGGCGATCCCCCAGGCCTACATCGAGGCGGTGCAGCTGCTCTGGCGCCGTCCCGGCCGGGAACGGGAGGAGCGGCTGCCGGTGGAGTATCAGGCTGCCAGGCCCGTGGCCGCGCTGGTGTTCCTGGATGTGTTCCGGATCACCCTCACCCCGCTCACGATTGCCCTGGGACTGGATCCCTCCGGCCGCCTCTATCGCGTCCACCGTCTGGAGCAGCAGCGGGCCCACGGGCCGCAGGAGGGCCGATGA
- a CDS encoding monovalent cation/H(+) antiporter subunit G, producing MTPASLFQALSALLLGLGLILWFAGSWPLLGRSSYLTKLHYLGVADTLGSALMLLGLLLRFNREWPLLLLALLSLVVWNTIFGYVLAACSQARPRS from the coding sequence ATGACGCCCGCGTCCCTGTTCCAGGCGCTCAGCGCCCTGCTGCTCGGCCTGGGGCTGATCTTGTGGTTCGCTGGCAGCTGGCCGCTGCTGGGCCGTTCCTCCTACCTCACCAAGCTCCACTACCTGGGGGTGGCCGACACCCTCGGGTCGGCGCTGATGCTGCTGGGTCTGCTGCTGCGATTCAACCGCGAGTGGCCCCTGCTGCTGCTCGCCCTGCTCTCGCTGGTGGTGTGGAACACGATTTTCGGCTACGTGCTCGCGGCGTGCTCCCAGGCCCGACCACGCTCCTGA
- a CDS encoding cation:proton antiporter (subunit B of antiporter complex involved in resistance to high concentrations of Na+, K+, Li+ and/or alkali), with protein sequence MIPLYALAAVVLCLAPLGVPLPALESLQPTLTELLAQGQVPNLVSTVILHTRLYDTIAEVVVFTLASLGVRWIFSGEPLQRRVLGLEDAPSIVLCQIGATVCALVAVELALRGHLTPGGGFAAGVAGGTAIGLLLISGSVRLADRLYRRYRADLWEKGAVVAFLLVAWLSLEGVLPGGALGTGGRFGAIASGGWIPLLNVLVALKVTLGSWAMVQLLVRYRGLF encoded by the coding sequence CTGATCCCCCTCTACGCCCTGGCGGCCGTGGTGCTCTGCCTGGCGCCCCTCGGGGTGCCGCTGCCGGCGCTGGAGTCCCTGCAGCCCACGCTCACCGAGCTGCTGGCCCAGGGCCAGGTGCCCAACCTGGTGTCCACCGTGATCCTGCACACCCGTCTCTACGACACGATCGCCGAGGTGGTGGTGTTCACGCTGGCCTCGCTCGGCGTGCGCTGGATCTTCAGCGGCGAGCCCCTGCAGCGGCGGGTGCTGGGGCTCGAGGACGCCCCCTCGATCGTGCTCTGCCAGATCGGGGCCACCGTGTGCGCCCTGGTGGCGGTGGAGCTGGCCCTGCGCGGCCACCTCACCCCCGGTGGTGGCTTCGCCGCCGGCGTGGCCGGGGGCACCGCCATCGGTCTGCTGCTGATCAGCGGATCGGTGCGCCTGGCCGATCGCCTCTACCGGCGCTACCGCGCCGACCTCTGGGAGAAGGGCGCGGTGGTGGCCTTCCTGCTCGTTGCCTGGCTGAGCCTGGAGGGGGTGCTGCCGGGCGGTGCGCTCGGGACGGGCGGCCGTTTCGGCGCCATCGCCAGTGGCGGCTGGATTCCCCTGCTCAACGTGCTGGTGGCCCTCAAGGTCACCCTGGGCTCCTGGGCGATGGTGCAGCTGCTGGTGCGCTATCGGGGTTTGTTTTGA
- a CDS encoding SDR family oxidoreductase, which produces MPATEQESLESAAEQQGSLRRLAVTGASGKTGWRVVQEALRQGLAVRALVRPGSQLPAGIEGAEVVRLKLGDTEALHRALSGCDALVIATGARPSVDLSGPLQVDALGVRQQIAACKAVGLERVVLVSSLCAGRWRHPLNLFGLILVWKRVGERWLEQSGLRWTVIRPGGLSEREEGLEPGQEREGVVYSGADQQESNSIPRRLVARVCLEALRNPAAEGRIIEITSSPQQPPQPLDIWLAAC; this is translated from the coding sequence ATGCCGGCAACTGAACAGGAGAGCCTGGAATCTGCGGCTGAACAGCAGGGCTCCCTGCGGCGGCTGGCGGTAACCGGCGCCTCCGGCAAGACCGGCTGGCGGGTGGTGCAGGAGGCCCTGCGCCAGGGGCTGGCGGTGCGGGCGCTGGTGCGGCCCGGGTCGCAGCTGCCGGCGGGGATCGAGGGGGCCGAGGTGGTGCGGCTGAAGCTGGGCGACACCGAGGCCCTGCACCGGGCCCTCAGCGGTTGTGATGCCCTGGTGATTGCCACCGGGGCGCGGCCGTCGGTGGACCTCAGCGGCCCGCTGCAGGTGGACGCCCTGGGGGTGCGCCAGCAGATCGCCGCCTGCAAGGCGGTGGGGTTGGAGCGGGTGGTGCTGGTGAGCTCCCTGTGCGCCGGCCGCTGGCGCCATCCGCTCAACCTGTTCGGCCTGATCCTGGTGTGGAAGCGGGTGGGCGAGCGCTGGCTGGAGCAGAGCGGCCTGCGCTGGACCGTGATCCGCCCCGGTGGCCTGAGCGAGCGGGAGGAGGGGCTGGAGCCCGGCCAGGAACGGGAGGGTGTGGTGTACAGCGGCGCCGACCAGCAGGAGAGCAACAGCATTCCCCGCCGGCTGGTGGCGCGGGTGTGCCTGGAGGCCCTGCGCAACCCGGCCGCCGAGGGCCGGATCATCGAGATCACCAGCAGCCCCCAGCAGCCGCCCCAGCCGCTGGACATCTGGCTGGCCGCATGCTGA